A genome region from Paludibacterium sp. B53371 includes the following:
- a CDS encoding amino acid permease encodes MSTHRPQTELKRELKNRHIQLIALGGAVGTGLFLGSASVLKAAGPSMILGYAIAGFIAFLIMRQLGDMVAEEPVAGSFSHFAYRYWGNFAGFLSGWSYWLLYVLVSMAELTAVGAYVQFWWPQFPTWATTLLCFVAINGINLASVKSYGETEFWFALIKVVAVLAMICFGGYLLVSGAGGPQATVRNLWADGGFFPHGGSGLFMMMAIIMFSFGGLELIGMTAAEADNPQKAIPRAVNQVIVRILVFYIGSLTVLLSLYPWSKVAAGGSPFVMIFEQIGANATAQVLNFVVLTAALSVYNSCVYATSRMLFGLAQQGNAPRAFQQTDRRGVPVKATLFSAAATFACVILNYVLPGEALGILMSLVVATLVINWAMISLTHLKFRQAKQGQPRVFPSLWSPFSNYLCLAFMLMILGILLMTPGMAISAYAMPVWIALMWLVHRLRSRGESATLARQNS; translated from the coding sequence GTGAGTACCCATCGTCCCCAAACCGAACTGAAACGCGAGCTGAAAAACCGCCATATCCAACTGATCGCCCTCGGTGGCGCAGTCGGTACCGGCCTGTTTCTCGGCTCGGCCAGCGTGCTCAAGGCCGCCGGCCCGTCGATGATCCTCGGCTATGCCATTGCCGGTTTCATTGCCTTTCTGATCATGCGCCAGCTGGGCGACATGGTGGCCGAAGAGCCGGTCGCCGGCTCATTCAGCCACTTTGCCTATCGCTACTGGGGCAACTTCGCCGGCTTTCTGTCCGGCTGGTCCTACTGGTTGCTGTATGTCCTGGTGAGCATGGCCGAACTGACGGCGGTCGGGGCCTATGTGCAGTTCTGGTGGCCACAATTCCCGACCTGGGCCACCACCCTGCTGTGCTTCGTGGCGATCAACGGCATCAATCTGGCCAGCGTGAAATCCTACGGTGAAACCGAGTTCTGGTTTGCGCTGATCAAGGTGGTCGCCGTGCTGGCCATGATCTGCTTCGGCGGCTATCTGCTGGTTTCCGGCGCCGGCGGCCCGCAGGCCACGGTGCGTAACCTCTGGGCTGATGGCGGCTTCTTCCCGCATGGCGGCAGCGGCCTGTTCATGATGATGGCCATCATCATGTTCTCCTTTGGCGGGCTGGAGCTGATCGGCATGACCGCGGCGGAAGCCGACAATCCGCAGAAAGCCATCCCGCGCGCCGTCAATCAGGTGATCGTGCGTATTCTGGTGTTCTACATCGGTTCGCTGACCGTCCTGCTGTCGCTCTACCCGTGGAGCAAGGTCGCCGCAGGTGGCAGCCCCTTCGTGATGATTTTCGAGCAGATCGGCGCCAATGCAACGGCCCAGGTACTGAACTTCGTGGTACTGACCGCGGCACTCTCGGTCTACAACAGCTGTGTCTATGCCACCAGCCGCATGTTGTTCGGCCTGGCCCAGCAAGGCAACGCCCCGCGCGCCTTCCAGCAGACCGACCGTCGCGGCGTACCGGTCAAGGCGACACTGTTCTCGGCTGCCGCCACCTTCGCCTGCGTCATCCTCAACTATGTCCTGCCAGGAGAAGCCCTGGGCATTCTGATGTCGCTGGTGGTAGCCACCCTGGTCATCAACTGGGCAATGATCAGCCTGACCCACCTGAAGTTCCGCCAGGCCAAGCAAGGACAGCCGCGCGTATTCCCGTCCCTGTGGTCGCCATTCTCCAACTATCTGTGTCTGGCCTTCATGCTGATGATTCTCGGCATCCTGCTGATGACCCCGGGCATGGCGATCAGTGCTTATGCCATGCCAGTGTGGATTGCCCTCATGTGGCTGGTCCACCGTCTGCGCAGCCGGGGCGAAAGCGCCACCCTGGCACGCCAGAACAGCTGA
- the recD gene encoding exodeoxyribonuclease V subunit alpha, which yields MDTPLYPALNDLFRRLDPQWDEVCAEWLLALIQAQSQGHVCLPVHVPGGRRRLAASPLVGSPGQYVPLILEPGGNLYFARQWFDEVRLAAAIRARAARLPVADPDRAAHWLATLFPATSPGLDRQKLAAALALRQQLLVISGGPGTGKTTTVIRLLALLAVLSDRPLVMALAAPTGKAAARLSDAIRSAIDRLPLAQAVKDGLPKSAQTLHRLLGLRPGGHRPRHHAEHTLPLDVLVIDEASMIDLDLMARTFDALPPHARVILLGDRDQLASVEAGAVLAELCRDIGYREDTLNWLAQLGFPSTELPRAVTDAAPMADAVVLLTHSHRFSADGGIGALSRLVNDNQPDAASALLLDERQDVLGCLPALDVDRLQAGRTAYWQALDQQADLDVLQAGFVAFMPLAAERRQVAQINQLVEARLEAEGRKSPGQVWYPGRPVMISSNDYGVGLFNGDIGFTIARPEGLRVAFPSADGSWRELAPARLPEHDTVYAMTVHKSQGSEFAEVWLVLPEDTTNLPDRALVYTAITRARERFRLVGSVAMLCAAMGNTLQRHCGLADKIRST from the coding sequence ATGGATACCCCGCTTTATCCTGCCCTGAATGATTTGTTCCGCCGACTGGACCCGCAATGGGATGAGGTGTGTGCCGAATGGTTGCTGGCCCTGATCCAGGCACAGAGCCAGGGGCATGTGTGCCTGCCCGTTCACGTTCCGGGCGGGCGCCGCCGTCTTGCCGCCAGTCCGCTGGTCGGTTCGCCCGGGCAGTATGTGCCTCTGATCCTGGAGCCCGGCGGCAATTTGTACTTCGCGCGCCAGTGGTTTGATGAGGTCCGGCTGGCGGCGGCCATCCGTGCCCGGGCCGCGCGCTTGCCTGTCGCCGATCCGGACCGGGCCGCACATTGGCTGGCGACCTTGTTTCCTGCGACCTCCCCGGGCCTTGATCGGCAAAAGCTGGCCGCTGCCCTGGCCCTGCGCCAACAGCTGCTGGTGATATCCGGGGGGCCGGGAACCGGCAAGACCACCACGGTCATCCGTCTGCTGGCACTGCTGGCGGTCTTGTCCGACCGCCCGCTGGTGATGGCTCTGGCCGCGCCGACCGGCAAGGCGGCGGCGCGTTTGTCCGATGCCATCCGCTCGGCCATTGATCGTCTGCCGCTGGCGCAGGCCGTCAAGGATGGGCTGCCGAAAAGTGCCCAGACCCTGCATCGCCTGTTGGGTCTGCGGCCGGGAGGGCATCGTCCGCGACATCATGCTGAGCACACTTTGCCGCTCGACGTGCTGGTGATTGATGAGGCGTCGATGATTGATCTGGATTTGATGGCGCGGACATTCGATGCCTTGCCGCCGCATGCGCGGGTCATCCTGCTGGGGGATCGCGATCAGTTGGCCTCGGTCGAGGCCGGGGCGGTGCTGGCCGAGCTGTGTCGCGATATCGGCTATCGCGAGGACACCTTGAATTGGCTGGCTCAATTGGGCTTCCCATCCACCGAGTTGCCCAGGGCGGTGACGGATGCGGCGCCGATGGCCGATGCCGTGGTGCTGTTGACCCACAGCCATCGTTTTTCGGCTGACGGGGGGATCGGGGCACTGAGCCGTCTGGTCAATGATAATCAGCCCGATGCGGCCAGTGCCCTGCTGCTGGATGAACGGCAGGATGTGCTGGGCTGTCTGCCGGCGCTGGATGTCGACCGGCTGCAGGCCGGACGGACGGCTTACTGGCAGGCGCTGGATCAGCAGGCGGATCTGGATGTTTTACAGGCAGGCTTTGTCGCGTTTATGCCACTGGCCGCCGAGCGACGCCAGGTGGCTCAGATCAATCAGCTGGTCGAAGCCCGGCTGGAGGCCGAGGGGCGCAAGAGCCCCGGTCAGGTCTGGTATCCGGGGCGGCCGGTCATGATCAGCAGCAATGATTATGGGGTCGGGCTGTTCAATGGTGATATCGGCTTTACCATCGCGCGGCCGGAAGGGTTGCGGGTGGCCTTTCCTTCTGCGGATGGCAGTTGGCGTGAGTTGGCGCCGGCGCGGCTGCCGGAGCATGACACGGTCTATGCCATGACCGTGCACAAGAGCCAGGGCTCCGAGTTTGCCGAGGTCTGGCTGGTGTTGCCGGAGGACACGACCAATCTGCCTGACCGGGCGCTGGTGTATACCGCCATTACCCGGGCGCGCGAACGCTTCCGGCTGGTGGGCTCGGTGGCGATGTTGTGCGCTGCCATGGGTAATACCCTGCAACGTCATTGTGGTTTGGCGGATAAAATCCGCTCAACATAG
- a CDS encoding amino acid permease — protein MSHATQGGELKRELKNRHIQLIALGGAVGTGLFLGSASVLKAAGPSMILGYAIAGFIAFLIMRQLGEMIAEEPVAGSFSHFAFKYWGPFPAMVAGWTYWLLYVLAGMAELTAVGAYVQYWWPHVPTWLTALVCFLAINGLNLASVKSYGETEFWFGLIKIVAVIAMILFGGYLLATGSGGPQAGVHNLWSHGGFFPHGFTGLFMMMAPIMFSFGGLELIGMTAGEAANPQKVIPRAVNQIIVRILVFYIGSLTVLLSLYPWSEVASGGSPFVMIFQQIGAGATAHVLNFVVMTAALSVYNSGVYANSRMLYSLAEQGNAPRALKDLDRRGVPVKATLFSAACTFLGVVLNYVLPEEAFGILMSMVVMTIVTNWAMISLAHLKFRRAKAGQQLVFPSIWFPAANYLCLAFMVMILGILLFTPGGAISVYLLPVWVGVLWLGFRMRKTDSAAELASQQV, from the coding sequence ATGAGTCATGCCACTCAAGGCGGCGAGCTCAAACGAGAGCTCAAAAATCGTCATATTCAACTGATTGCGCTGGGCGGCGCGGTCGGTACCGGTCTGTTCCTCGGCTCGGCCAGCGTCCTCAAGGCCGCCGGTCCGTCGATGATTCTCGGCTATGCCATTGCCGGCTTCATCGCCTTCCTGATCATGCGCCAACTGGGAGAAATGATTGCCGAAGAACCGGTCGCCGGCTCCTTCAGCCATTTCGCCTTCAAATACTGGGGGCCGTTTCCGGCCATGGTCGCCGGCTGGACCTACTGGCTGCTGTATGTGCTGGCCGGCATGGCCGAACTGACCGCAGTGGGGGCCTATGTGCAGTACTGGTGGCCGCACGTGCCGACCTGGCTGACTGCCCTGGTCTGCTTCCTTGCCATCAACGGCCTCAATCTGGCGAGCGTCAAGTCTTACGGTGAAACCGAATTCTGGTTTGGCCTGATCAAGATCGTCGCCGTGATCGCCATGATCCTGTTCGGTGGCTACCTGCTGGCGACCGGCAGCGGCGGCCCGCAGGCCGGGGTACATAATCTGTGGAGCCACGGCGGTTTCTTCCCGCATGGCTTTACCGGTCTGTTCATGATGATGGCCCCGATCATGTTCTCCTTCGGCGGTCTGGAGCTGATCGGCATGACGGCAGGCGAAGCGGCCAACCCGCAGAAAGTCATCCCGCGCGCCGTCAACCAGATCATCGTCCGCATCCTGGTGTTCTACATTGGCTCGCTGACCGTCCTGCTGTCCCTCTACCCGTGGAGCGAGGTGGCCAGTGGCGGCAGCCCCTTCGTGATGATCTTCCAGCAGATTGGCGCCGGCGCCACCGCACATGTACTGAACTTCGTGGTCATGACGGCGGCACTGTCGGTCTACAACAGCGGCGTCTATGCCAACAGCCGCATGCTCTACAGCCTGGCCGAACAAGGCAATGCCCCGCGTGCGCTGAAGGATCTCGACCGTCGCGGCGTGCCGGTCAAGGCCACCCTGTTCTCGGCTGCCTGCACCTTCCTCGGCGTGGTACTGAACTATGTCCTGCCGGAAGAGGCCTTCGGCATCCTGATGTCGATGGTGGTCATGACCATCGTCACCAACTGGGCCATGATCAGCCTGGCACACCTCAAGTTCCGCCGCGCCAAGGCCGGCCAGCAACTGGTGTTCCCCTCGATCTGGTTCCCGGCCGCCAATTACCTGTGTCTGGCCTTCATGGTGATGATCCTCGGCATCCTGCTCTTTACGCCGGGTGGCGCCATCTCGGTCTATCTGCTGCCAGTCTGGGTCGGTGTTCTGTGGCTTGGTTTCCGCATGCGCAAGACCGACAGCGCCGCGGAACTGGCCAGCCAGCAGGTTTGA